The following coding sequences lie in one Rutidosis leptorrhynchoides isolate AG116_Rl617_1_P2 chromosome 6, CSIRO_AGI_Rlap_v1, whole genome shotgun sequence genomic window:
- the LOC139855868 gene encoding uncharacterized protein At2g27730, mitochondrial — protein sequence MATKQAVRFVSRRFSTSGKVLGEEEKAAENIYIKKIEQEKLEKLAHKGSKPSETPAAANTSGSAGEAKASAPGPTKGVSTDIHRNYAVVAGTVTGLSALGWYLLSKDKTTEELLD from the exons ATGGCGACAAAACAGGCGGTTAGATTCGTATCTCGTAGATTTTCAACGAGTGGCAAAGTACTTGGTGAGGAGGAGAAGGCTGCAGAGAATATCTACATCAAG AAAATTGAGCAAGAGAAATTGGAGAAGCTTGCACATAAG GGCTCTAAACCATCCGAAACGCCAGCAGCAGCAAATACGAGTGGTTCGGCAGGTGAAGCAAAAGCAAGTGCACCGGGTCCCACAAAAGGAGTATCAACTGATATCCATAGGAACTATGCAGTTGTAGCTGGGACTGTAACTGGTCTTAGTGCTCTTGGATGGTACCTTTTATCCAAGGACAAAACGACTGAAGAGCTTCTTGATTGA